Proteins co-encoded in one Gammaproteobacteria bacterium genomic window:
- a CDS encoding Uma2 family endonuclease: protein MAALADRLLPAGSAREDHYVHLHGATWADYERLLVIRDESAVPRITYLEGTLEIMSPSLPHESIKSTIGRLVEVWCLEHGVEFSAAGSWTIKDKREEAGAEPDECYIFGPVGNRERPELAIEVVWTHGGLDKLGVYRRLGVPEVWYFRDGRIEVHVLRGTRYEQTERSEALPGIDLEQLASFLDRETTSRAIRDYRAALANDRRTPR, encoded by the coding sequence ATGGCCGCACTCGCCGATCGCCTGCTCCCCGCCGGGAGCGCCCGCGAGGACCATTACGTGCATTTGCACGGCGCGACATGGGCGGACTACGAGCGGCTGCTCGTCATTCGCGACGAATCGGCGGTGCCGCGGATCACCTATCTCGAAGGAACGCTCGAGATCATGAGCCCGTCGCTGCCGCACGAGTCGATCAAGTCGACGATCGGACGCCTCGTCGAGGTCTGGTGCCTCGAGCACGGCGTCGAGTTCTCGGCCGCGGGCTCCTGGACGATCAAGGACAAGCGCGAAGAGGCGGGCGCGGAGCCCGACGAGTGCTACATCTTCGGCCCGGTCGGCAACCGCGAGCGTCCGGAGCTCGCCATCGAGGTCGTCTGGACTCACGGCGGGCTCGACAAGCTCGGCGTGTACCGCAGGCTCGGCGTGCCCGAGGTCTGGTACTTTCGAGACGGACGCATCGAGGTGCACGTGCTGCGCGGCACTCGCTACGAGCAGACCGAGCGCAGCGAGGCCCTGCCCGGCATCGATCTCGAGCAGCTCGCGAGCTTCCTGGACCGGGAGACGACCAGCCGGGCGATCCGCGACTACCGGGCGGCGCTGGCTAACGATCGGAGAACGCCCCGCTGA